The Bombyx mori chromosome 4, ASM3026992v2 region ttttgggtaccGCAACCACTGATCACCGTTCTCGTCCAACCCGTCGAACGCCCGTCgatgaagggttcggcgagtaaattaacccacagatacagcccactgagtttcttgccgaatcttctcaatgggtcacgcttccaatccggtggtagattctgcgaagcattgctcttgcttgctagggctagtgttggcaacgtcctcaggttagaacCCTTTTAGCTCACCtcctcggtgaatctagtatgacctcAAGGTCacaagaataggtagggaaaaaagtgcATTTAATTGCATCAGCCTTGTGTCTCGAGGTCGGTggtggtattcacgttgtgatactTGTACTCTGGTAACAAATCAATACTAAGTGTTAATTTGTTGACTCATATAAGCAAACGTAAACTGTGTCTCCGCTACTcataacttcttttttttttaacgctggggaataaCCCCTTCGAGCTCAatcactccgactccacgaaacccccGGTACCGCATAGTGggcgccgaaagtccgccttcgccgcTACCCATCTACCCATAACCTAGAAAATCCTAGTTTGGAAAAATCCTAGAAAATCCTAGTAGTAAAAATCCtgttaaatttagaatttttaacatttttaaaaagaCAATTTTTACGTAATATATGTATTACGAATAATTCACATGCGGTAGAAGTTAAAATCTTCAGAAGTACATATTCTATCTAATTCTCTCACTGGCAAACTCCCGCAGATGTGTATGCGTGCCCCTTTTACATTGCACCGAGTTACACAGTGCCAAagacttttttatttcaataaataaacgttCCACTTTCAACGGGTACCGGAAACACGCGGCATGTCAACAAGTACACCTAGATCTTTAATTATAGAAATCTTTAACAAAGACCGTGTGTGCCTCTGGCAATCGAAACCTGACCCCGTAGTAGACTGTAGTCACGATCAATATTCACAGCTCTacatttattagtatttatagattttagttaattaattttataaccgTTTTCAGTTGACCGTAGGAGTGATAGGACAGAAAGAAACAGTTTTCGACAAACCAATGACTCCGGGAGAGATACAATCCGTAATGTATTCTACCATACAGCCGTATGACATCATAGGCGCAGTATTGCAACAGGTAATCTTTTCTCTGACTTACTGAGCGTTATTAACTATTAGCCCAATTATCGAAATTCGATCAaaatcattgataaattttattaatttttattaaaagtcaAAAAACACAGCAGTAAAAGGTAGTTcaatatatattgtaatttaaaaaaaatcttagcaCTAAGGTTTGCCAATAGCtactaaagtaaaataaatttgctacttaattattttgtattagtcTATTGATATATAGACGTTACAATCGTGACATTGACAACGTTTGCAGGAAATAGTGTTGTACTGCGGGCGGCTGATCGGTACGAATCCGGATATATTTCGTGGCATCCTGAAGATCCGCGTGGGCTGGGTGCTGGAGGCCATCCGGTACTACCTGCAGCTGTTCCCCGGCGAGGCGCGGGCCGCGTGCGTCGAGAGCCTGTCCCCCTACCGCCTGCGCACGCTGCTGCAGCGCGTGCTCACCGTGTCCGACTGGGCCGACGAGCGAGGGTACTGGCCTATTACTGCTAATCAGCTGACCCGACTGATACACAAAACATAACAGCATTGTGACTTGTACAGCAACTTTTCGGTGTCcaataatagtactattattgatcgaaggtccAAACtcttaaaaaaggttttattgttcTGAAGTTGTGTAAGATTGGAAGCCCATCCGAATAACTTTGCTaagcatttaatttaattaagcaaCCAAATGACTACAAGATGACTCAGAAGAAGAGTGCCTGAAGATCTACTAGATCTACTGTAGATTAACTGATATGGACATGTCAACGGAAATTGTGCACGCACCGCATAAGAAATTGTTTTTCTCAAAACTACGGTTGAATGTGTTACGACAGCTTACTGTATAtagaattagttaaaaaaagaattgttttGAAGTGATGCGCTTACGTACAGCACTTAATTAGTATTTATAACGATAAAATATATTGATGTGACTTAGATGCCAAGAGAAGCTCGATAACCGCGTAATGTTAAGCGTGTACCGAAGCTCATGCAACAAGAAAACAGAGACCGTCCATGCTTAGACACGAGTCAGAACTTTAAATGAATCCGCACACGGATTTTACCGGATTTCCATAAAGTTACTAACGTAAAGTTATTTTCAGGTGCCATAGAGGTTAGGGGCAAACCATTACAACGAGTTTTAGGCAAACCCTTTTCCGACAAGCAAATGACCATCTTAAATAATTGTGTTATCAGATTAACACCACTACAGCGACGTCAACTGGAAGGCTGCCTCTGTCGAGTTCCTAAACATTTCTACATACAAGTGTGGGATATTTTGCTGCGGACACCTAAAGGAATTATTATTCAGGTAATTGTTGTGTACAGACAAGGTTTTATGAGATCTCTACCATTGCCACCGCATTTTGCTAAATCATTGGCAGTAACGCATATTGAATACAGTGAACTAGCTCACGCCCCATTCAGTGCTAAATGATtgctcgagcccatagacacgccgccacttaccttgagacacGGAGTGGGCTTCAATTCGACACGTCATCTAGTTTCACTtgcaataaataattgaaaagtgaaaaactttatttaattttgtgtttctttCATTAATTGCAGGGCCAGTGTATCCCAGCGGAGCCGACGCTAGTGAACATGTCTCGATCAGAACTGTCGTTTGCTCTGGTAGTGGAAAGCGCCCTCGTTGGTGTGGGAGGGGCGGCGCGGCGGCAGCTGTGCGTGGAGCTGCTGTGCGTGCTCGCCACCATCCTGCGCCGCAACCCCGAGCTGCGCCTGCAGCACTCGCTGGACCTCGACGCGCTGCTGGACGACGCGCACGCCACCTACCGCAAAGACTGCGGGTCCGACGCCGAGCCCGGGCTCAGCACCGCCACGGCCGCGCTCGCCGCCGGACACCTGGCGCGTGCCGTCGTCAACGCCGTGCTGCGCGGCGCCGCCGCTGACCTCGTGCCCGCCGACCGACCCGCCTGTCTCGTCGCCTGAAccaatctgtgtgcttagtacaagttttttaacgttctcgatagcgtaaaagttagctcttaattgtatggaatgggatcgtttgcgtacgtttgtcgctaggggcgctgttccaactgcatacaaaattggcttaacttttacgctatcgagaacgttaagaaactcgcactaagcacactggttccGTTCGGACAGACTATCGACACACTGCGATTTTAGTACAAGTTCAGGTGTACACAAATGTGTGATATTCAAACGTAAACGCTCACTACTCACTCATACCGTTTGGTATTTGTGTAAGTGTAAGAATGTCTCTCAGTGTCAGCCTCTTTCGGACAAGGTGGTACTATATAACGGCATAAGTTGCCATCATCTAAGCCATCGTCGCACATTTCGTGGATAAAACTGACGCAATACAGATAGTTCCTatgttttattatgtacaatattttatacaataaaaatttggtatttgtgtttatacaAGAACACCAAtatgaaattgaaatatttcaaaGGATTCTAAATTTTTGATTGGAattgattttgtatttaaattgtttaaaataacttCACTAGCAAAAAATGTGTCATTATTGTGTAGATGTGTGAAAGAGTTCATGAGCCGTCTGGTGGTTATCGTACTGCATTGATATCACTACGTGAATgcatgccgccacccacttgagACACGCCGAAACCTTGTGTATTGAAAAATAGCTGTTCCACTCCAAAATGAATTCCatcactgcttcgcggcagaaataggcaggacgagTGTATGCTACgttcatatatacatatactacgATTCAATCTTAGTTGCACTATCCAATGCACAGGACTAAGTATatactatattaaatataatatcaacAATATCAGTAATATCAACTGATTGAGTTACGTTTGTAAACTACCCACAAGCACGCCTTCCTGTCGAAGAATCAGGCAATAGTCAGATTTATTTGTTGTCAGATAATTTTACGATAattgacttttattttatttttgttaattgtactTTAGCGTTAATTCGTAAAAAAATCCCTGTTGAAAGAAAACTATATTCCACATGGACTTgccaaaaaaaatgtatgtagtcTTTAAGTTCATTAAAAAGGAGAGTGAACATGACACTGATTCCTTTAAATCTAGTCCAAAAGGGACGAGGGCGTCTAAGGACTGCAATGGCAAATTGGTCTCACATACTAGCAGGGCGCCCTCAATCAACCTCTAAGCCGACTATTAAACTTAAAATcgaaatactaatattattttactataagaAGAAATGAGATAGTAAacatattggatttttttttaaatacttttataacGCTTTTCCAACACAAATTCGTTTTGGGGTATCACAGTGCATAGTAAATGAGACCCTCTACAAATGGAATGAATAATAACGCTCCgcaattttatagttttactgAGTAGAAAATAACCCAGTATTtgcaatattgtattttttcatatttacttTTAGCCAAATAGACAACTAATAAATTTCAATCATTAAAGATCGCTTTATGTACGCATCTCATATCGTGCGCGATTCGTCATAGCGTCAACAAATACcatatatattttgaaataagtcTGATGACTGAATATACTTATCAACGGAGAATACGTGACATATATAGGTACAATAATTGATAAGTTTACTTATTTCAAGCAGTCCATAAACAAACTCGCGTGGGACACGACCTGGCCGTGTGTTACAAATTGGATTTTATCTCTCCTTTTCATTTTTACGTTACACTGTGATTGCACGTAAATTGAGAATTACATTGTACAATTATGATTACACAATTTACACATTGTGACACATTGTTGGAACTGACTTGTCAGCTTctaattaatcaatttaataaattatttgtaattagAGAAATATGTTTTAAACCCATCAAGTTTTTAAAACGAATCTGCAACGAGACACCATACTTTTAAGTTGCCAATGTATTTTTAGTATGTTAAGTTTCTTTTTtgatgtaaataatgttttgtagtgttgttaaaaacattttttcaagTTGAACttcattaacaaaatataatttactcgTCTTCaacaatattgaaaaaaaaaaaaatataacaaatcaaaatggtatttttattttttataaaaccatCACATGCACGTCTTCATTCAGGTAACAAAAATCTTATGAAACCACACTCAGTCCAGCTATAATTACTAGTTTACTATCACTATAGTccattgtatattttattatttggtgGCTGGTTCAGTATTTTTCGCAAAGCTGAAATAAAGAGTTATAGaagttaaaaaaagtttaaaaatacaagatatacataattattgagAATTGGTCAACAGACAATATTagttaatttttcttttattttactattcgGGAGATTATTTGTACTGGGAATAAAGCCATTGTGAAAcgtataaaatttaacaaaagccAATAAcactcaataaataaaataataactaagaAATGGGATTAATGTTACTCCtttataacataaataatataaaacacaAACTAACCCTCTTTCTCAGCATCTGTGAAGTCTTGCTTGGGAAATTCTATATCAAAAGTTACATAAAGATTTCCATGGAGgttgttattttcaaaatttggcaTGCCTTCTCCCTTCTTACGAACTCTTGCACCAGCCCATGTTACCTTGTCTCTAGACACTGACACTTTATGACCATCTAAATGTTCAAGTTCAAGAGTAAAACCAGTCAGAGCATCCTGAAAGTAAATAAatggttattatttttaacaaattatttctggtagtcagcggcttggttctgcccctagcattactGACATCAATGGGCGACACtaacctctcaccatcaggtggtacgtatgcctacaagagcaataaaaaaacaaattaatttctaAAAGCTTAAAATATTGAAGTTATCTACTATATCTACTACTATACTAGTTATAACTatcttatatgtacatatttatattttaattacattcaaacaaaaatattaatttgtctaCCTGTAGTGAAATTGTCACATTGGTGTATAAGTCATCAGCTTTGCGAGTAAATTGTGGGTGTCTTTCCGTTTTGAGTATTACAATGAGATCACCTGGTTCACCATCTACATGGGGTTCACCTTCTCCACGCAACCTAGATTTGTGTCCATCCGGAGCACCAACTTCTAcctgtaaatattatatttttaattcacttaAAAATGTTGTTCATTTGAAAGTTTTTACTGTAATTAACATTTCTGTAGCATTTTCCTTTCACAATTTCTTACAATATCTTCAAAGTCATACCTCAATTTCTAGTAGCCTTTCTTCATTAACAAATTTTACATTAGGACATTCATCACACACTGTTTGCTGCATCATCTGGAATCTTCCTGGACCCAAGTTTCTTGTTACCATCTCTTGTCTACAGTTACACTTGCGGGTCCCTGGAGCTGGTTTGATTACGGGTTTATTCCTAGTTAtctgttaaaaattaaatgggTGACATGCAGTTTTTATCAGATTTCTCTTTATTGctttattggaaaaataaacCTATAAAATCTGTAAACTATAACATTTAAActgtaataattgttaataacttctctggaaaattattttatggtctattttaattcttataacgttcatagatttatatattgaaaaaagtataatattagTCACCTCTATAAAATTTCCATTGTAAAGTTCTTCAAGTGAAACTGTGAGCTCCATAACAATGTCCGCCCCTCGTGGTGTTTCGTGATGTTGCGGTTCACCACCAAAATGGAATCCAAAATCACCAAAGAAGCTTGCAAAAGGGTCATTATTGTTCATCATTCCATCTTTCTTCAAACAGTCTTCGCCGCAACGATCGTACAGTTCGCGTTTTTCGGGGTCTGATAATGCCTCATAAGCCGCCCCTAAATCTTGAAACTTTTGAGCAGCATCGGGATCATCTTGATTTTTATCAGGATGCAATGCTTTTGCTAATTTTCTGTAAgcctttttaatttcatttgtatTCGCGGACCGAGATACACCAAGTATCTGGTAGAAATCACGACCAGCGAGGGTGATGACTAGAgctgacaataaataaattaaacacacATTAATTGCGTTAACTAGCATTTTGTCTTTACACttacaaaaacatttaaaatctaCAATAAAATACGAATAGTCAAATTTCAGTAACGTAGTAGTTTTCAACACATTTCCGTCTTTTCTGACAGAACCAACTAAATTTTGACAAATCGGAGTTGAAAGACAATTCGTCCTCCTCCTATTGGTCAGCCAATACTCAGTTTAACAacaagagaaaaagagtttaaaAGGCAAAttctattataaattttatttcacgcCCATAAGTTCTAGTATGAATCAAATTAAGAACAGTTTAAAGGCTGGGAGGCATTATTTGAAAAGTTTAGAAAAAATCGATTTCAATTCGCAAAattttctaattatattttgtgATTCAGTTTAAGAGGAATACTGAGAAGTTTTTATAGCAAGTGTATAAttgttggacggttaaatttgaAGGGACTGGGTTTTGTAGGTGAggggttatttaaaaaactctCTTCTTcatgattaatataattatattgcaaataCTTTGTACATGTACAAATATTAcaccattatattattttatttttataaaactcttaGATGTTGGTCtgaccgtgtctagatgagaagtcattGTCTTCACTGATGAGAAgacaattatttgttttaaacatttaaaataattccaatattcgaaatccGTAACCTTACATATTGTGTAAGTGCTGCCTGCCGTTATGttcatattcaaactccaacaatAATTTACACAAATCTAGTAACTACATTTCGACTACgttaaacaattcacaaaatctatctgtaaacaaaaagaaaaacacctttttgtgtttttctatCTAGCTAGCTAGCTTGAAGAGTTATTCCAGCTTCGtacggatgggtaggtgagcttacctTAGGTTCAACCTAAGAAATTTTGCcaaccagccctagcaagaataatgcttcgcagaatttatcaTTGGAGCGAAATGGCGACTTATtgaaaaaatccggcgagaaactaattGGACTGTTTCTATGGGTAGGTTTGCTCCTCGAATTCTTCGTTGTAATCGCTGAATTCGAAGGGGACTGATTCAATCAATTAAAGACATCAATgagacaaaataataataaaaacggatAATTTGGGAAATCTTTcacttaatttaattactttaattactcttaaaagaaattaaagtttcatttatttacatGATCATGATCAGATAAAGTTGCGTGAACTATAAcagtcaaaaaaatatatagtggACATATCGAAATTAGACCTGGGTCGGTCAATCGTTTTCCATGACCCGGGTCGATCGTGACCCATTCGTATAGTGATCGGGTCATAAAGATTCGATCATTTCAATCATTTCGGTCATCGTATGTATCTATTTCGTATAGTTTCGTCTAGTTCGTATGtatctatctaatatataaaattctcgtgtcacagttttcgtttccatactcctccgaaagggcttgaccgattttgatgaaattttttgtgcttatccggtatctatgagaatcggctaacatctatttttcatccccctaaatgttaggggtagtccacccctaaattttattttttattttttagacaattttttttgtttttatttttttatgatacagcatacaaaaatacatacaaccctaaattttcacccctctacgatcaacccttattttttatttgttaattaaaaactaaatttttttgcaagaattttgtttttattttgtcatgacttagaataaaaaatttcatattactctgaaattttcaccctctacgatcaacccctattttttatttgttaattataaattttaaattttttgccaagattttattttttatttcgtcatgacttaaaataaaaaaaatatattactctcaattttcactcttatacgatcaacccctatttttccatcccgatttttattttttttattctatgcacagatccgcaataaggttgcaagatggcaatcaaatattataattgtagtatgataaattgttattcagagtttataatttcaagttcctttaattatgattttttttaattcaatttgatctcctgccctcgccggtcgactactgatcaactatcaatcgatcagttatccctgccaggtgtcaccactcatccagcaaagtaaaatcacgtagtagggatgaggacgaagccggtctcctgtcttactcactatacatttttcagccatgtttctttggttttatttgtgtatcaatagtatgttcagtaggtctgagaatcggctactatctatatttcatacccctaagtgataagggttgttcaccccaaacattttttttttataattttttttttggttataatgaggtatagtccccagcgcgtaacttggcaagagtcgctagatgcgcagaagtcgttttttaggtatctttggttgtcaagcgggacgcggggaaagatgtagcaccgttccgagcgcgcgattggtgagtcagtcgactctcccctcccgcaccgcgtccacgttccgttcgctcccggttaCACCTGTGCCTACTAAAGTTataggaaccctttgtttatattgagtttttgttacgagttgttattattattttaaatttagtttttgttacgagtgttattgttttaaatttgtttgcaatggcaggaccaaataccaatgaccataattatagtcgattcagtcactgagcgttttattatttacgccagtgacgacagcgactcttcgttatgtcgacgatgaggagccaactccttccaccagctcaggtcctaccataaatttaatccaaggggtagcactattagaaaatgatagtgacgacggcgacacataatttttaatattaagtatattttgttaaataaactttttaacttttaattgtattttatttataacacctaatacacttcacgaattcctctcttttctttaactgtcttctaaacacacaggcttaaaaataaattatggcaaataaaaaatttaataaaataaaattaacatatatgcGGGCCATAAAAccgacaatttttttgttgcaatgtacactatgcgcgacattacccccactacaccaaaaccttgccaacttacgtgccgcttactatattatgtggttgaatgaggtttttgagtattttaaatattagactataatttccctagaaatcttatttaaggcaacacaacgtttgccgggtcagctagtttaatataaaaatgaccgAAGGATTGCGCGATCGATCTCGTTCTCACGTTAAAACGAGAATAAGGACTATGCGTAAGACTCCAAAAAggacagtttttatttttttcgtaatttgtATTGCTATAAAAAAGTAACTatacgattattatttttaagatttattatcgtcacttaaaatattttagtaaaagTACTAACATACACAAACAACATACTAGGTACCGGGAATATACCGAAACGCTATCGCAAGTCAGTAGTCAGAGTCACCGATGCAatgattaattaattcattctcaaaattaaaatacactcCCGCGATTGACAAGTCGCGTGCGACCCGAAAGATCCCGCGCAATCCGGTTTATTTTGGATACAATCATGCAACGCACAACAAACGACAAGATAGAAAGAGTGCACTGCGTGAAcaggattgtatgtatgtacttaaaCGAAAGAGATAGAAGATATTTTAATAGCTACGTCATTTCGTGATTGAATGCAAGaaataatcgattaattaagCAACAAGCTACGGTAATTTTTCACGAATAAAGTCCAATTTCGTTTGTGATGTCACCTGGTGATCGAATCTCTGGAAGAACGAATCTTTCAAGCACCGACGACCCGTTCACACGCGTATGGGTCGAGATCGGGTCAAAAAGATTCTGTCAATCGCGATCGACACAGGACTAATCGAAATCTATTTAATGAACTGGTAGTATTACAgtgtataattaaatatactatGCTACTTACCACCTTAAACAACTTTTAGATTTTCGTAttctttttcttaaatatttcgTTATAATCACCTTTGTCAAATTAAATTCTTGTGTGCATTGGCATTAAGGTTTCGGAGTTGTTGGTCATCAAGAAAAAAACATTGCAAACTTGAAAATCATTGTACATGTTCGCTCTGTCaatttactgttttattttaatatttaggtTTGCGTGGAATAACGTTTAAAAGCGTacgatttaaattaaaatttcaataaaatttgtcAAATCACGAAATGGCATCTGCATTAGTGCCCG contains the following coding sequences:
- the DnaJ-3 gene encoding DnaJ (Hsp40) homolog 3; the encoded protein is MLVNAINVCLIYLLSALVITLAGRDFYQILGVSRSANTNEIKKAYRKLAKALHPDKNQDDPDAAQKFQDLGAAYEALSDPEKRELYDRCGEDCLKKDGMMNNNDPFASFFGDFGFHFGGEPQHHETPRGADIVMELTVSLEELYNGNFIEITRNKPVIKPAPGTRKCNCRQEMVTRNLGPGRFQMMQQTVCDECPNVKFVNEERLLEIEVEVGAPDGHKSRLRGEGEPHVDGEPGDLIVILKTERHPQFTRKADDLYTNVTISLQDALTGFTLELEHLDGHKVSVSRDKVTWAGARVRKKGEGMPNFENNNLHGNLYVTFDIEFPKQDFTDAEKEALRKILNQPPNNKIYNGL